One window of Dyadobacter sandarakinus genomic DNA carries:
- a CDS encoding beta-ketoacyl-ACP synthase III, translating to MTQIKAAITGIQGYVPDYILTNAELETMVATSDEWIVSRTGIKERRILKGEGLGSSHMGAEAVKGLLAKTNTRAEEIELLICATTTPDYVFPCTANLICDMVGIRNVGSFDIQAACSGFVYALTLGSQFIETGKYKKVIVVGSDKMSAIVDYTDRKTCVLFGDGAGAVLLEPDTEGNGIIDSIIRSDGAGAPYLHQKAGGSRYPPTHETIDKGWHYVFQDGSQVFKFAVTNMAFISAEIMEKNGLTGDNVAWLVPHQANKRIIEATANRMGVGMDKVMVNIQHYGNTTSATIPLCLWDYESQLKKGDNVILAAFGGGFTWGAMYLKWAYNG from the coding sequence ATGACCCAAATCAAAGCCGCTATAACAGGGATACAAGGGTACGTACCTGATTATATTTTGACGAATGCCGAACTGGAAACCATGGTGGCGACGAGTGATGAATGGATTGTTAGCAGGACGGGCATTAAAGAAAGGCGTATTCTCAAAGGAGAGGGTTTAGGGAGTTCACATATGGGAGCGGAAGCTGTGAAGGGCCTCCTCGCCAAAACGAATACACGTGCTGAAGAGATTGAGCTGCTGATCTGTGCCACTACCACGCCAGACTACGTGTTTCCCTGTACTGCCAATCTGATCTGTGATATGGTCGGTATCCGCAATGTGGGCAGTTTTGACATACAGGCAGCCTGCTCGGGCTTTGTTTATGCACTTACCCTCGGTTCTCAGTTCATTGAAACCGGAAAATATAAAAAAGTCATTGTTGTAGGATCCGACAAAATGTCGGCGATCGTAGACTATACAGACCGCAAAACATGTGTCCTTTTCGGGGATGGTGCCGGTGCTGTACTCTTGGAACCCGATACCGAAGGCAATGGAATCATTGACTCCATTATCAGGTCAGATGGCGCGGGCGCTCCTTACCTGCATCAGAAAGCCGGCGGTAGCCGCTACCCACCCACCCACGAGACCATTGACAAGGGCTGGCATTATGTTTTTCAGGACGGCTCGCAGGTTTTCAAATTTGCCGTGACCAATATGGCCTTCATTTCAGCCGAGATCATGGAAAAGAATGGGCTGACCGGCGACAACGTAGCGTGGCTCGTGCCGCATCAGGCCAACAAACGCATTATTGAGGCCACAGCCAATCGCATGGGCGTAGGAATGGACAAGGTGATGGTAAACATCCAACATTATGGAAATACCACTTCTGCAACCATCCCGCTTTGCCTCTGGGACTACGAGTCACAGTTGAAAAAAGGTGACAACGTAATTCTGGCAGCCTTTGGCGGCGGCTTCACCTGGGGTGCTATGTACCTCAAATGGGCATATAACGGTTGA
- a CDS encoding DUF5618 family protein — protein sequence MNDHPEIDRYLSNAREILSTKADKAGNEYRDIKYVQMASGTAYNAALMIADEYLKRKEGARFVKPKSIEEYRDRLRKHNKTMLSYLNEAYDTLHLAGYYHGTPSVRTIREGLDVTQKMFAMIR from the coding sequence ATGAATGATCATCCCGAAATTGACCGCTATTTATCCAATGCCCGCGAAATACTGAGTACCAAGGCTGATAAGGCCGGAAATGAATACCGCGACATCAAATATGTACAAATGGCTTCGGGCACGGCGTACAATGCTGCTTTGATGATTGCAGACGAATACCTCAAACGGAAGGAAGGTGCCAGGTTTGTGAAACCCAAAAGTATTGAAGAATACAGGGATCGTTTGCGCAAGCATAACAAAACCATGCTGTCGTACCTCAATGAAGCTTACGATACGCTGCACCTGGCAGGATATTACCATGGAACTCCGTCTGTACGAACGATTCGGGAGGGGCTGGACGTGACCCAAAAGATGTTTGCAATGATCAGGTAA
- a CDS encoding TonB-dependent receptor, with translation MYEKNLGTKQKALRINLDRRIYGSFAEIGAGQETAAFFFKAGGASGTVAKTMSAYDMTFSDAIYGTEEGGRYVVESRLMKMLNREYNLVEKRLSEKRGEDSHFFAFANTVVALNFQKTNESHGWIGLKFQLSPMGPTNFVVIHVRMRDDENVLQQQALGIIGVNLIYGCFFYYSSPETLLLSLMDDLTTDRIEIDMVRFSGPDFEGVDNRLMSLRLVRNGFTDAALFGADGGVLQPSEALYKKHILMMRGRLRPITNVHIDLISNGQKQFLAEPDVDESKVVLISELTLHNLKSGDKDIDEKDFLDRVDILCSLGHMVMISNHHEYYRLVAYLSRLSKLKAGLLLGSPSLQDIFDEKHYEFLPGGILESFATLFSRKVKLFIYPTLQPDGSVYSCENFRIPDHLRPLFQYLIINNKIADIVNYNKEHMHITTDSVLEKIKRGEPGWDKLVPENVAHIIREKSLFGLPAEESNITPEVQLQD, from the coding sequence ATGTACGAAAAGAATCTGGGTACGAAACAAAAAGCATTGAGAATCAACCTGGACCGCAGGATTTACGGGTCTTTTGCGGAGATAGGAGCGGGGCAGGAAACAGCGGCTTTTTTCTTCAAGGCAGGGGGTGCTTCGGGCACGGTAGCCAAGACGATGTCTGCCTACGATATGACTTTCAGTGATGCAATATATGGGACAGAAGAGGGCGGCCGGTATGTGGTGGAGTCGCGCCTGATGAAGATGCTGAACCGCGAGTACAACCTGGTGGAAAAGAGGCTCTCAGAAAAGCGTGGTGAGGACAGTCACTTCTTTGCATTTGCCAATACTGTAGTAGCGCTCAACTTCCAGAAAACCAATGAGTCACATGGATGGATTGGGCTTAAATTCCAGCTGTCGCCCATGGGGCCGACCAACTTTGTGGTGATTCACGTGCGTATGCGCGATGATGAAAATGTCCTTCAGCAGCAGGCATTGGGTATTATTGGGGTAAACCTCATTTACGGTTGTTTTTTCTATTACAGCTCGCCCGAAACGTTGCTGCTCTCCTTAATGGACGACCTCACAACGGACCGGATCGAGATTGATATGGTCCGGTTCAGTGGTCCCGATTTCGAGGGTGTTGATAACCGGCTGATGAGCCTGCGCCTGGTGCGAAACGGATTTACCGATGCGGCTCTTTTCGGGGCGGACGGAGGCGTACTGCAGCCATCCGAAGCACTTTATAAAAAACACATCCTGATGATGCGCGGGCGGCTTCGTCCGATCACGAATGTGCATATCGATCTGATCAGCAATGGGCAGAAGCAATTTCTGGCCGAGCCTGATGTGGACGAATCGAAGGTTGTACTTATTTCCGAGCTTACGCTACATAATCTGAAATCGGGGGACAAGGATATTGATGAGAAGGATTTTCTCGATCGTGTGGATATCCTGTGTTCGCTCGGGCACATGGTAATGATCTCGAATCACCACGAATATTACCGGCTGGTGGCTTACCTGTCGCGTCTTTCGAAGCTGAAAGCAGGATTACTGCTGGGCAGTCCGAGTTTGCAGGATATTTTTGACGAAAAGCATTATGAGTTCCTGCCGGGAGGCATTTTGGAATCATTTGCGACGCTTTTCAGCCGCAAGGTCAAGCTGTTTATTTATCCCACATTGCAGCCGGATGGCTCTGTGTATAGTTGCGAAAATTTCCGCATCCCTGATCATCTCAGACCATTGTTCCAATATCTGATCATCAACAATAAAATTGCGGATATTGTAAACTACAATAAGGAGCACATGCATATTACTACCGACAGCGTGCTAGAAAAAATCAAGCGCGGCGAGCCCGGCTGGGATAAGCTGGTACCCGAGAATGTGGCGCACATCATTCGTGAAAAATCGCTTTTTGGCTTGCCCGCTGAGGAAAGTAACATTACCCCGGAAGTCCAGTTACAGGATTAG
- the plsX gene encoding phosphate acyltransferase PlsX gives MKIAVDAMGGDLAPQAIVEGVIQASSELPSEARIVLIGRERIIWDIFNQHNFTPVNIDVVHAEDIIEMGEHPTKALSQKPNSSIGVGFKLLKEREVDIFCSAGNTGAMHVGALFSIKAIEGILRPAIAGFVPQVGGGYSIMLDIGANADCKPEVLAQFGEIGSIFAQYTFQVERPRVALMNIGEEEQKGSLTSQATYPLLKQNKRINFIGNIEGKDLFTNKADVIVTDGFTGNILFKLGESLYEISKKRGFQDDFIDQTNYESIGGSPIIGVNGNVMIAHGISSPLAIKNMIEWAYKQVKSKAYLHIAQALN, from the coding sequence ATGAAAATTGCGGTAGATGCTATGGGGGGAGATTTAGCTCCGCAAGCAATTGTTGAAGGGGTTATCCAAGCCTCTTCCGAACTACCATCAGAAGCGAGAATCGTTTTGATTGGCCGCGAGCGTATCATCTGGGACATTTTTAACCAGCATAATTTCACTCCTGTTAATATCGACGTAGTTCACGCGGAAGATATTATCGAGATGGGCGAACATCCTACCAAAGCCCTCTCCCAAAAACCAAATTCCAGCATCGGAGTAGGGTTTAAATTACTGAAAGAAAGAGAAGTAGATATTTTCTGCAGTGCGGGCAACACGGGTGCCATGCACGTGGGAGCCCTGTTCAGCATCAAAGCGATTGAGGGCATTCTGCGACCTGCCATTGCGGGGTTTGTACCCCAGGTAGGCGGCGGCTACTCCATCATGCTTGACATTGGTGCCAATGCCGACTGCAAACCGGAAGTACTTGCCCAGTTTGGTGAGATCGGCTCTATTTTTGCACAATATACCTTTCAGGTTGAGCGCCCCAGAGTGGCGCTGATGAACATAGGGGAAGAAGAACAGAAAGGCTCCCTCACTTCCCAGGCAACCTATCCTTTATTAAAGCAGAACAAACGCATCAATTTTATCGGTAATATTGAAGGAAAAGACCTTTTTACCAATAAGGCCGATGTCATCGTAACTGATGGTTTTACAGGAAATATCCTGTTTAAACTGGGTGAGTCCCTTTATGAAATATCCAAAAAGAGGGGCTTTCAGGACGACTTTATAGATCAGACCAATTATGAGTCTATCGGAGGAAGTCCTATCATCGGTGTCAACGGCAATGTGATGATCGCACACGGAATTTCCTCGCCGCTTGCTATTAAAAATATGATCGAGTGGGCTTACAAGCAGGTCAAATCCAAGGCATATTTGCATATTGCCCAAGCCCTGAACTGA
- the accB gene encoding acetyl-CoA carboxylase biotin carboxyl carrier protein — protein sequence METREIQKLIDFIAQSGLDEVNIETTDLKIKVKRYGTAPAAPLGAPQAIVSTPSYSAPAPAAPLGQSAPTEAAPASPASASNLLTIKSPMIGTFYRASNPETPAFVSVGDEVKPGKVVCVIEAMKLFNEIESEISGKIVKVLVENATPVEFDQPLFLVEPV from the coding sequence ATGGAAACCAGAGAAATTCAAAAATTGATCGACTTCATCGCCCAGTCGGGCCTTGATGAAGTGAATATTGAAACAACTGATCTCAAAATCAAAGTAAAGCGTTACGGCACTGCTCCGGCAGCTCCGCTTGGCGCTCCTCAGGCGATTGTTTCAACACCGTCTTACTCCGCACCTGCACCAGCTGCGCCTCTGGGCCAGTCTGCACCTACGGAGGCGGCACCTGCTTCGCCTGCATCAGCATCCAACCTGCTGACCATCAAATCGCCTATGATCGGCACATTCTACCGGGCATCAAACCCTGAAACTCCTGCATTCGTGAGTGTAGGTGATGAAGTGAAGCCGGGCAAAGTTGTATGCGTGATTGAAGCGATGAAGCTTTTCAACGAAATTGAAAGTGAAATTTCAGGAAAAATTGTAAAAGTACTGGTTGAAAACGCGACCCCTGTTGAGTTTGACCAACCGCTGTTCCTGGTTGAGCCTGTATAA
- a CDS encoding NeuD/PglB/VioB family sugar acetyltransferase, which produces MENPVIIFGAGDLGVQALDIFRRNNVLVYGLLDDHKDLHGKQFGEVSVLGDTDDTGFLNIIGPKCEAFVAIGERSVRERLVDTLVEECKSMPVNAIHDTSVISEMAVIGHGNLIAARVTIGPKSVLGHHCLVQTAAVIDANSHIGDYVTIGTGAIINDRVRLDDGVFVGSGAIIVSGITIGKNARIGAGSVVVENVPAGATYFGNPARKI; this is translated from the coding sequence ATGGAAAATCCCGTTATCATATTTGGAGCCGGCGACCTGGGCGTTCAGGCACTCGACATTTTCAGGCGCAACAATGTACTGGTGTACGGCCTGCTTGATGATCATAAAGACCTGCATGGAAAGCAATTCGGCGAAGTAAGTGTGCTGGGCGACACAGATGATACCGGTTTCCTCAACATTATCGGTCCCAAATGCGAAGCTTTCGTAGCAATTGGTGAGCGCTCCGTGCGCGAGCGCCTGGTGGATACGCTCGTGGAAGAATGTAAATCCATGCCTGTCAATGCCATACACGACACCTCCGTCATTTCAGAGATGGCTGTGATCGGCCACGGAAATCTGATCGCAGCCCGGGTAACGATCGGACCCAAATCGGTGCTGGGACATCACTGCCTGGTGCAGACTGCAGCTGTGATTGATGCCAATTCTCACATCGGCGATTATGTCACAATTGGTACCGGCGCGATCATCAACGACCGTGTACGCCTCGACGACGGTGTTTTTGTGGGATCGGGTGCAATCATTGTTTCAGGCATTACCATAGGTAAAAATGCGCGTATCGGTGCGGGTTCGGTTGTTGTTGAAAACGTACCTGCTGGCGCAACCTACTTCGGAAATCCAGCCCGAAAAATCTGA
- a CDS encoding gamma-glutamylcyclotransferase family protein yields MPGPNSVADTPDLPQYLFVYGTLMRGFANLFARKLEEEGTYLSAGSMPGSLYLVDWYPGAIRDESSISKVYGEVFRLHAPDTLLTELDEYEDVSEDEKSSLYLRKKVDITCDTGDQLLCWTYLYNQPVHTLSLLKSGNFRDWVKP; encoded by the coding sequence ATGCCAGGCCCGAACAGTGTCGCGGACACACCCGATCTGCCCCAATACTTGTTTGTTTACGGCACCTTGATGCGCGGCTTTGCTAATCTTTTTGCCCGCAAACTTGAAGAAGAAGGTACTTACCTCAGTGCCGGATCCATGCCCGGCAGCCTTTATCTTGTTGATTGGTACCCGGGTGCGATCCGGGATGAGAGCAGCATTTCGAAGGTATACGGAGAAGTGTTCAGATTGCATGCGCCTGATACGCTGCTTACTGAGCTCGACGAATATGAAGATGTTTCCGAAGATGAAAAAAGCAGTTTGTACCTGCGCAAAAAAGTGGACATTACCTGCGACACAGGCGATCAGCTGCTTTGCTGGACATACCTGTACAACCAGCCCGTACACACCCTGTCGTTATTGAAAAGCGGCAACTTCCGCGACTGGGTCAAGCCCTGA
- a CDS encoding YceD family protein yields MHSFLIEKVKELSKYNIDIYGLEDKQYDYDMESGDAFFEELEQDLVEHGRFKTHVVLIKSATMIQLRFHIEGELTLTCDRSLEPFDEHFDINERIILKYGDHNEELTDEIEIINRNTARVNVANYIFDFIALSLPVKKIHPDLRTDEDESDEEGEDGILVYSSESTDDVPESEDDAPVDPRWEALKKIKGNDN; encoded by the coding sequence TTGCACTCCTTTTTGATAGAGAAAGTGAAAGAGCTAAGTAAATACAACATAGACATTTACGGTTTGGAGGACAAACAGTATGACTATGACATGGAATCTGGCGATGCTTTTTTTGAAGAACTGGAACAGGATCTTGTTGAGCACGGACGGTTCAAAACACACGTTGTTCTGATCAAGTCGGCCACCATGATACAGCTGCGATTCCACATTGAAGGGGAACTTACCCTGACCTGCGACCGCAGCCTGGAACCGTTTGATGAGCATTTTGACATTAATGAGCGCATCATTCTCAAGTACGGCGACCACAATGAGGAACTGACTGATGAGATTGAGATCATTAACCGGAATACGGCAAGGGTGAATGTAGCAAACTACATTTTTGATTTTATTGCCCTGTCGCTGCCTGTCAAGAAAATACACCCTGACCTGCGGACCGACGAGGACGAAAGCGATGAAGAAGGAGAAGATGGCATTTTGGTTTACTCTTCCGAAAGCACCGACGACGTTCCTGAAAGTGAAGATGATGCTCCGGTTGACCCCCGGTGGGAAGCCCTGAAAAAGATCAAGGGCAACGACAATTGA
- the rpmF gene encoding 50S ribosomal protein L32 produces the protein MAHPKRRHSSTRRDSRRAHDFLTGKQLTTDSTTGEIHQMHRAHVHEGNLVYKGKVVVENYTKSV, from the coding sequence ATGGCACATCCTAAACGGAGACATTCCAGTACACGTCGCGACAGCCGCAGAGCGCATGACTTCCTAACAGGAAAGCAATTGACAACTGACTCAACAACCGGAGAAATCCACCAGATGCACCGTGCACACGTTCACGAAGGCAACCTGGTTTACAAAGGAAAAGTTGTAGTTGAAAACTATACCAAATCGGTTTAG
- the accC gene encoding acetyl-CoA carboxylase biotin carboxylase subunit, translating to MFKKILIANRGEIALRVIRTCREMGIKTVAVYSTADRDSLHVRFADEAVCIGPPPSRQSYLSIQNIISAAEVTGADAIHPGYGFLSENAEFSQICADYGIKFIGATAAQINSMGDKATAKATMIQAGVPVVPGSEGLLESIEQGKKLAEGIGYPVIVKATAGGGGRGMRIINKPDEFEKAWNDARTESAAAFGNDGLYLEKFVEEPRHIEIQIIGDQYGKVCHLSERDCSIQRRHQKLVEETPSPIITPELREQMGAAAIKGAQAIGYEGAGTIEFLVDKNGDFYFMEMNTRIQVEHPITEEVTDFDLIKEQIKVAAGEPISGVNYTPKLYAMECRINAEDPGASFRPAPGKITNLHFPGGHGIRIDSHVYSGYTIPPNYDSMIAKLIVSGQSREEVITRMKRALQEFVIEGIKTTIPFHIKLMDDPGFKSGNFTTKYLETFDFSTL from the coding sequence ATGTTTAAAAAAATACTCATTGCCAACAGAGGTGAGATCGCCCTGCGCGTGATCCGGACATGCCGGGAAATGGGGATTAAAACCGTAGCAGTGTATTCCACGGCTGATCGCGACAGCCTTCATGTCCGCTTTGCAGATGAAGCTGTATGCATTGGCCCTCCCCCGAGCCGCCAGTCTTACCTAAGCATACAAAATATTATCTCAGCCGCCGAAGTTACCGGCGCTGATGCCATTCACCCGGGCTACGGATTTTTATCCGAAAACGCGGAATTTTCGCAGATCTGTGCGGATTATGGCATCAAATTCATTGGTGCTACCGCTGCTCAGATCAACTCGATGGGCGACAAGGCTACTGCCAAAGCAACCATGATCCAGGCCGGTGTTCCGGTAGTACCTGGTTCTGAGGGCCTGCTGGAATCTATCGAGCAGGGCAAAAAGCTGGCAGAAGGCATTGGCTACCCCGTCATCGTCAAAGCAACTGCCGGTGGTGGCGGACGTGGGATGCGGATCATCAACAAGCCCGACGAATTTGAAAAAGCCTGGAATGATGCGCGTACCGAATCGGCCGCAGCTTTCGGGAATGATGGTCTTTATCTTGAAAAGTTTGTAGAAGAGCCCCGCCATATTGAAATTCAGATCATTGGTGACCAGTATGGAAAGGTTTGCCATCTTTCTGAACGTGATTGCTCCATCCAGCGCCGTCACCAGAAGCTGGTTGAGGAAACCCCCTCGCCCATTATTACCCCGGAATTGCGGGAACAAATGGGCGCCGCTGCGATCAAAGGTGCACAGGCGATCGGCTACGAAGGTGCAGGTACCATTGAATTTTTGGTAGATAAGAACGGCGACTTCTACTTCATGGAAATGAATACCCGTATTCAGGTAGAACATCCTATTACGGAAGAAGTTACTGATTTTGACCTGATCAAGGAACAAATTAAAGTAGCTGCGGGAGAACCCATATCAGGCGTGAACTACACCCCTAAGCTATATGCAATGGAATGCCGCATCAATGCCGAAGATCCGGGTGCGAGCTTCCGTCCTGCTCCTGGAAAGATTACCAACCTTCATTTTCCGGGTGGTCACGGTATCCGCATTGACAGTCATGTTTACAGTGGCTATACCATTCCGCCCAATTACGACTCCATGATCGCCAAGCTGATCGTCAGCGGACAGTCACGGGAGGAAGTAATTACCAGGATGAAGCGTGCATTGCAGGAATTTGTAATTGAGGGAATTAAAACGACCATTCCCTTCCACATCAAGCTGATGGACGATCCTGGATTCAAATCGGGCAACTTCACAACCAAGTACCTCGAAACTTTTGATTTCAGTACCCTATAA
- a CDS encoding type III pantothenate kinase, with translation MLLAVDVGNTDTVFGLYQSGDWEYIWRTRSLVEENESHYESRLRLHFLEAGLWYGDVETVVLSSVVPALTPVILKTLRAMFGDEVVVVGPDIFPELNIAIDHPHEIGADLIANAVAVMSRYNQHCVVVDFGTALTFTTVSKDRQILGVAILPGLVTAVKALFANTAQLPEVPLQLPATAIGKNTTEAIQAGILLGYEGLVKSLLQRIRAELGGECIAVATGGLSSIIDTLEGEFVEIDRLLTLDGLRIIGERVRA, from the coding sequence ATGCTGTTGGCTGTTGATGTTGGCAATACGGATACTGTTTTCGGATTGTACCAGTCGGGCGATTGGGAATACATCTGGCGTACCCGCTCATTGGTAGAGGAAAATGAATCTCATTATGAATCGCGCCTGCGCCTGCACTTCCTGGAAGCAGGGCTGTGGTATGGCGATGTGGAAACCGTTGTACTCAGCAGCGTGGTGCCAGCCCTCACACCCGTAATCCTCAAAACGCTTCGCGCCATGTTCGGGGACGAGGTAGTTGTGGTAGGTCCTGATATTTTTCCCGAATTGAATATTGCCATCGACCATCCCCACGAAATTGGTGCAGACCTGATCGCTAATGCAGTAGCAGTGATGTCAAGGTACAACCAGCACTGTGTGGTAGTGGATTTCGGGACGGCGCTCACATTTACTACAGTGTCAAAAGACCGCCAGATATTGGGTGTGGCTATTTTGCCGGGACTGGTGACGGCTGTAAAAGCATTGTTTGCCAACACTGCCCAGCTTCCCGAAGTACCCTTGCAGCTTCCTGCTACGGCTATCGGGAAAAATACCACAGAAGCGATCCAGGCCGGTATTTTGCTGGGTTATGAAGGTCTTGTGAAATCATTGCTGCAACGCATCCGTGCGGAACTGGGCGGTGAATGCATTGCGGTAGCCACCGGCGGCCTGTCTTCCATTATCGATACGCTGGAAGGTGAATTTGTCGAGATCGACCGGCTACTGACGCTGGACGGTTTGCGGATCATCGGAGAGCGTGTCAGGGCTTGA
- the efp gene encoding elongation factor P: MATTADLRNGLVIDFNHDLFQVIEFQHVKPGKGNAFVRTKIKSLTTGKVLDNTFSSGATIIPVRVERHKFQFLYKDEVGYNFMNSETFDQVLIDEKLVTNADLMKEGQEVEILINTENEAPLTCELPPFVELTVTYSEPGLKGDTANSPKKAIEVETGARIMVPLFIQEGEKIKVDTRTYDYVERVKS, translated from the coding sequence ATGGCAACTACTGCAGATTTGCGTAACGGATTGGTGATCGATTTTAACCACGATCTTTTTCAGGTGATCGAGTTTCAACACGTGAAGCCTGGAAAAGGAAACGCATTTGTCCGTACCAAAATAAAAAGTCTGACCACCGGCAAAGTGCTGGATAATACGTTTTCGTCCGGCGCAACCATTATTCCTGTGCGGGTGGAGAGACATAAATTCCAGTTTCTTTACAAAGATGAAGTAGGTTATAACTTCATGAATTCCGAAACTTTTGATCAGGTACTGATTGACGAGAAACTGGTAACAAATGCGGATCTGATGAAAGAAGGACAGGAAGTTGAAATCCTGATCAACACAGAAAACGAAGCTCCGCTCACCTGCGAGCTTCCGCCATTTGTTGAGCTTACCGTAACTTACTCCGAGCCCGGATTAAAAGGAGACACTGCCAACTCGCCCAAAAAAGCCATTGAAGTGGAAACAGGCGCTCGGATCATGGTGCCTTTATTTATCCAGGAGGGAGAGAAAATCAAGGTAGATACGCGGACTTACGACTACGTTGAAAGAGTAAAATCCTGA